The proteins below are encoded in one region of Micromonospora sp. DSM 45708:
- a CDS encoding C40 family peptidase, producing MDGFVAAYRAAGIPIPRTTTDQANAGTPVASPTRLLPGDLILVPGSNGTSAHPRHVGMYVGEGLIIQAPQTGDAVKITRLSSWNGQIAMIRRIVERPA from the coding sequence GTGGACGGATTCGTCGCGGCCTACCGAGCAGCCGGCATCCCCATCCCCCGCACCACCACCGACCAGGCCAACGCCGGAACACCAGTAGCCAGCCCGACGCGCCTGCTACCCGGCGACCTCATCCTGGTCCCCGGCAGCAACGGCACCTCCGCCCACCCACGCCACGTAGGCATGTACGTCGGCGAAGGACTCATCATCCAAGCTCCGCAGACCGGCGACGCCGTCAAGATCACTCGACTGAGCAGCTGGAATGGCCAGATCGCCATGATCCGACGGATCGTCGAGAGGCCTGCTTGA